The DNA region CGCGACGTGGCGTGCGCCGTCAGCTGGGCCGGCGTGCCCATCCCGAAGAAGACGACCTCGTTCATCTCCTCGCGGTTGAGCGCGACGGACATGGCCCGCCGGAACCGAACGTCCCGGAACACCTTCTGCCAGGCCTCGTCCGGGTAGTTCATGTTGAAGTTGAAGAGCATCTCGGCGCCCTTGCCGCTCTTCCAGGTGTAGGTCTTGAAGCCGGCCTTCGCCTCGGCGTCCTTGTAGGTCTTGAAGTTCTTGATCGTCAGCGCGAGGCAGACGAAGTCGTAGTTGCCGGCCACGCCCTTCGCCTCGATGGCCGAGACGTCGTCCACGCGCTCCATCGTCATGCCGTCGAGGTACGGCAACTGCTTGCCGTCCGCGTCCACGATCCAGAAGTACGGGTTGCGCTTGTAGGTGACGGCCTGCGGCGAGACCTGATCCACGACGTACGCACCCAGGCGCGGCACCTCGGGATTCTGGTCCGGCTCCTTCTTCGAGACGAACCACGTCGCCCAGGACTCGAAGCCGGCCGCCTTGGCCTGCTCGTTCGCCTTGTCGTTGTACTTCAGATGGAACTGCTTCAGGTAGTGCGCCGGCACCGCGTTGTCGTGCGAGAAGCCGAACACGTGCGCGAAGTTGACCAGCGGGAAGGAGGGGATCGGCGCGGCGAACTCGAACTTGAAGGAGTAGTCGTCCACCTTGACGAACTTCAGCAACTGACCGCCCACCGTGAAGTACTGGCGGATCGGGCCGAGCAGCGCCGAGTGGACGTCGTTGTCCGTCAGGACGTGGTCGTACCAGAACTGCCAGTCGGCGACGGTGTGCGGCTGGCCGTCCGACCACTTCATGCCCTTCCGCATCGTCGCGGTCAGGGTCTTGAAGTCCTTCGACATCTCGACGTTCTTCAGGACGTTCGGCACCCAGTTCGCGAGGTCCGGGGCCAGCCGCAGCGGCGTGCCGTGCATCGCGCCACCGTACTTGACCGGCGACCAGATGAAGAGATCCTTGGAGTTGCCGACGGTCCGCATCACGCCGCCGTACTTGCCCTTGCGGTCCAGGATAACCGGCTCTTCGGGCAGGCGATCCTTGAGGGCGGGCAGCTTGCCGGCCTTGACCTGCTCCGCAAGGGCGGGCGCTTCGGTCAGGTTGGCCGGCAGCTTGTCCAGCAGGTACGA from Chloroflexota bacterium includes:
- a CDS encoding ABC transporter substrate-binding protein, whose translation is MASTRRSTRRAFLVQTGFGAAGMALLAACGQPTPPAAPAKPAEPAKPTEAAKPAEAAKPAAQAPAPAAAAAPAKPAEAAKPAAAAPAAAAKPAANAPLPKSYLLDKLPANLTEAPALAEQVKAGKLPALKDRLPEEPVILDRKGKYGGVMRTVGNSKDLFIWSPVKYGGAMHGTPLRLAPDLANWVPNVLKNVEMSKDFKTLTATMRKGMKWSDGQPHTVADWQFWYDHVLTDNDVHSALLGPIRQYFTVGGQLLKFVKVDDYSFKFEFAAPIPSFPLVNFAHVFGFSHDNAVPAHYLKQFHLKYNDKANEQAKAAGFESWATWFVSKKEPDQNPEVPRLGAYVVDQVSPQAVTYKRNPYFWIVDADGKQLPYLDGMTMERVDDVSAIEAKGVAGNYDFVCLALTIKNFKTYKDAEAKAGFKTYTWKSGKGAEMLFNFNMNYPDEAWQKVFRDVRFRRAMSVALNREEMNEVVFFGMGTPAQLTAHATSRAYKPEYAKAYAQYDPDMANKLLDEIGLKMDPSTKLRALPDGRPMQIAFDWNNTQSTALMEMASEYWRKVGVQVDAKPVLRPVIRPKIAANQLMMSAWGGDEVIDTLLARRPKWFAPIFGDESTWAPNWAKWYVTKGKEGEEPIPEVKSLYEWMDKYAETDDIQYVDKLLASQAENVWTIGTVADAPVPLMFNKDMKNVPESDYWVWDALDGFESYPEAWYFDR